In one window of Candidatus Scalindua sp. DNA:
- a CDS encoding 4Fe-4S dicluster domain-containing protein, whose amino-acid sequence MNEETIDQGRRLFFKETFSFVGNKIHDVVKNKIDLTSQEKPYTVIKARRFLRPPGSVPENEFLSLCTKCDECIKVCPHKSIRRVNEELDISYGTPMILPEEVPCYLCEGFPCIKACKEGALVEVQDKGKVRMGHAYINESHCMAWGAQFCEHCVRSCPIPGAIYQDDNRPLVDREKCVGCGICENICNTVNQPIAIKVAPVHEELTTERGNS is encoded by the coding sequence ATGAATGAAGAAACAATAGACCAGGGGAGGAGGCTGTTTTTTAAGGAAACCTTTTCTTTTGTGGGTAATAAGATTCACGATGTTGTCAAAAATAAGATCGATTTAACTTCTCAAGAGAAACCGTACACTGTTATTAAAGCCAGGCGTTTTCTACGCCCTCCCGGGTCTGTACCTGAAAATGAATTTCTCTCTCTGTGCACGAAATGTGATGAATGTATAAAGGTCTGTCCGCACAAGAGTATTCGAAGGGTAAATGAGGAGCTTGATATATCATACGGTACACCTATGATACTGCCGGAAGAGGTGCCGTGCTATCTCTGTGAGGGTTTTCCCTGTATAAAGGCATGTAAGGAAGGAGCACTTGTAGAGGTTCAGGACAAAGGCAAAGTCAGGATGGGCCATGCATATATAAATGAGTCGCACTGTATGGCCTGGGGTGCTCAATTTTGCGAACACTGCGTAAGAAGTTGTCCCATACCAGGTGCAATATATCAGGATGATAACAGACCATTAGTTGATAGGGAAAAATGTGTGGGATGCGGTATTTGTGAGAATATCTGCAATACGGTTAATCAACCGATTGCCATCAAGGTGGCTCCCGTGCATGAGGAATTGACAACGGAAAGGGGGAACTCGTGA
- a CDS encoding Mrp/NBP35 family ATP-binding protein: MSECNLPFTCELCEKNSECKIDHHEHNKWAISNRMSKIDQKIVIMSNKGGVGKSTVTANLGVYLARLGYKVGVGDADIHGPNIPIMLGVQGARLKSNKLGIEPLSVSENLKVVSLSFLIERPDEPVAWRDAAKYDFLCELVGSINWGELDYLLVDLPPGTGNEPITLIELLGKIDGAIIVTTPQDVALLDAQKAILFARDNNIKIIGLVENMSILTCPHCNEKIDVFKSGGGEKIAKKMGVPFLGKIPLDPQITRQCDEGKAFVAARSDSDYSSAFNEITKKINKRPEGA; the protein is encoded by the coding sequence GTGAGTGAATGTAATTTACCATTTACGTGTGAATTATGTGAAAAAAATTCTGAATGTAAGATAGACCATCACGAACATAATAAATGGGCTATTAGCAATAGAATGTCTAAGATCGATCAAAAGATCGTGATTATGAGTAATAAGGGAGGTGTTGGGAAAAGTACGGTAACAGCAAACCTGGGTGTGTATCTGGCCAGATTAGGGTATAAGGTCGGGGTTGGAGACGCAGACATCCATGGGCCTAATATACCAATAATGCTGGGAGTCCAGGGAGCCAGGCTCAAGAGTAACAAATTGGGTATTGAACCGTTATCAGTCAGTGAGAATCTAAAAGTTGTATCACTCTCTTTTCTCATTGAAAGGCCTGATGAACCTGTTGCATGGAGAGATGCAGCAAAGTATGATTTTTTATGCGAGCTGGTAGGGAGCATTAATTGGGGTGAACTTGATTATTTGCTTGTAGATTTACCACCTGGAACAGGCAACGAACCAATTACGTTAATTGAATTACTGGGTAAGATTGACGGTGCAATAATCGTAACAACACCACAGGATGTAGCTTTATTAGATGCCCAAAAGGCAATTTTGTTCGCCAGGGACAATAACATAAAAATCATAGGGCTTGTTGAAAACATGAGTATTTTAACCTGTCCTCATTGTAATGAGAAGATTGATGTATTCAAGAGCGGAGGCGGGGAGAAGATCGCGAAAAAAATGGGTGTACCATTTCTTGGTAAGATCCCACTGGATCCGCAGATCACACGTCAGTGCGATGAAGGGAAAGCGTTCGTTGCTGCACGTAGTGATTCAGACTATTCGTCCGCATTTAATGAAATAACAAAAAAGATAAATAAGCGGCCAGAGGGAGCTTGA